In a single window of the Agromyces sp. H17E-10 genome:
- a CDS encoding serine/threonine-protein kinase, whose translation MAKRLPSAPPVLSGYSYVRPLGTGGFADVFLYEQDLPRRVTAVKVLLVDVVDPEARRAFTVEADSMARLSAHPSIVTIYQASISADGRPYFVMEYCPESLGARSKRGPMPVGEVLDIGVRMAGALETAHRSGLLHRDIKPSNLLVNSLGAPVLADFGIAGTIGDGGAGDTFAMSIPWSAPEVLGERTTGTVATEIWSLGATLYTLLAGHSPFELPDRSRNTVDQLSRRVLGAKYTPLAPRGVPARIDTVLSTAMQRDPARRYGSMAEFGEALRWAQYELGVAPTSLEVASPEWAAAAPLDFTDAAERGPVVTTVNPDSRRASRAAATAAARPAGPRIDDGGLAPARARGGAWKPVLIGVGSAVVVIALAAAGLVMSGLI comes from the coding sequence GTGGCCAAACGCCTGCCCTCGGCACCCCCGGTCCTGTCGGGCTACAGCTACGTCCGCCCGCTCGGCACGGGCGGGTTCGCCGACGTGTTCCTCTACGAACAGGACCTGCCCCGCCGCGTCACCGCGGTCAAGGTGCTGCTCGTCGACGTCGTCGACCCCGAGGCCCGCCGCGCGTTCACGGTCGAGGCCGACTCGATGGCCCGGCTGAGCGCGCACCCGTCGATCGTGACGATCTACCAGGCGTCGATCTCGGCCGACGGGCGGCCCTACTTCGTCATGGAGTACTGCCCCGAGTCGCTCGGCGCCCGGTCGAAGCGCGGTCCGATGCCGGTCGGCGAGGTGCTCGACATCGGCGTCCGCATGGCCGGCGCCCTCGAGACCGCGCACCGCTCGGGCCTCCTGCACCGCGACATCAAGCCGTCGAACCTGCTCGTCAACTCGCTCGGCGCGCCCGTGCTGGCCGACTTCGGCATCGCCGGCACGATCGGCGACGGCGGCGCCGGCGACACGTTCGCGATGTCGATCCCGTGGAGCGCGCCCGAGGTGCTCGGCGAACGCACCACGGGCACCGTGGCCACCGAGATCTGGAGTCTCGGCGCCACCCTCTACACCCTGCTCGCCGGCCACAGCCCGTTCGAGCTGCCCGATCGCAGCCGCAACACCGTCGACCAGCTGTCGCGGCGCGTGCTCGGCGCGAAGTACACCCCGCTCGCCCCGCGCGGCGTGCCGGCCCGCATCGACACCGTGCTCTCGACGGCGATGCAGCGCGACCCCGCGCGCCGGTACGGCTCGATGGCCGAATTCGGCGAGGCGCTGCGCTGGGCGCAGTACGAGCTCGGCGTCGCGCCCACGAGCCTCGAGGTCGCCTCACCCGAGTGGGCGGCCGCGGCCCCGCTCGATTTCACGGATGCCGCGGAGCGAGGCCCGGTCGTGACGACCGTGAACCCCGACTCGCGTCGCGCGAGCCGTGCCGCGGCGACGGCCGCGGCCCGCCCCGCCGGACCCCGCATCGACGACGGCGGGCTCGCACCCGCCAGGGCGCGCGGCGGGGCGTGGAAGCCCGTGCTCATCGGCGTCGGCTCCGCGGTCGTCGTGATCGCGCTCGCCGCCGCCGGCCTCGTCATGTCGGGACTGATCTGA
- the hemL gene encoding glutamate-1-semialdehyde 2,1-aminomutase, translating into MDPQGRRLVTATNAELFARAQAAIPGGVNSPVRAFRSVGGTPRFFVSAKGATLTDVEGREYVDLVAGWGPAILGHADPRVVEAVQDAAARGLSFGSSTPAETELAELVEGRVAPVEQLRLVSTGTEATMSAIRLARGFTGRDLLVKFAGHYHGHSDGLLAEAGSGLATFALPGSAGVPAEIAALTLVVPYNDLDALRAVFAEHGDRIAAVIVEASAANMGVVPPAPGFNRALVELAHANGSLVISDEVLTGFRVSEAGWWGLEARAEASAYTPDLMTFGKVIGGGMPVAALGGRAEIMQRLAPLGPVYQAGTLSGNPVAVAAGIATLRAADAEVYAKLDAAAATISGAVSAALSAEGVAHRVQRAGNLFSFVFGEELAGAEVRDYATVQRQEAWRYAPFFHAMLDGGVSLPPSVFEAWFVTAAHDDDVISRIVDVLPAAAKAAAAATA; encoded by the coding sequence ATGGATCCGCAAGGGAGACGCCTCGTGACCGCCACCAACGCCGAGCTGTTCGCCCGCGCACAGGCCGCGATCCCGGGCGGGGTGAACTCGCCGGTGCGCGCCTTCCGCTCGGTCGGCGGCACGCCCCGCTTCTTCGTCTCCGCCAAGGGTGCGACCCTCACCGACGTCGAGGGTCGCGAGTACGTCGACCTCGTCGCCGGGTGGGGGCCCGCGATCCTGGGGCACGCCGACCCGCGGGTCGTCGAGGCGGTGCAGGATGCCGCGGCCAGGGGCCTCTCCTTCGGCTCGTCGACGCCCGCCGAGACCGAGCTGGCCGAGCTCGTCGAGGGCCGCGTCGCCCCCGTCGAGCAGCTGCGGCTCGTCTCGACCGGCACCGAGGCGACGATGAGCGCGATCCGCCTCGCCCGTGGCTTCACCGGCCGCGACCTGCTCGTGAAGTTCGCCGGGCACTACCACGGCCACTCCGACGGCCTCCTCGCCGAGGCCGGTTCGGGCCTCGCGACGTTCGCCCTCCCGGGCTCGGCCGGCGTGCCCGCCGAGATCGCCGCGCTCACCCTCGTCGTGCCCTACAACGACCTCGATGCGCTCCGCGCCGTGTTCGCCGAGCACGGCGACCGCATCGCGGCCGTCATCGTCGAGGCGTCGGCCGCGAACATGGGCGTCGTGCCGCCCGCGCCGGGCTTCAACCGCGCGCTCGTCGAGCTCGCCCACGCCAACGGCTCGCTCGTCATCAGCGACGAGGTGCTGACCGGCTTCCGCGTCTCGGAGGCCGGCTGGTGGGGGCTCGAGGCCCGCGCCGAGGCGTCCGCATACACCCCCGACCTCATGACCTTCGGCAAGGTCATCGGCGGCGGCATGCCGGTCGCCGCCCTCGGCGGCCGCGCCGAGATCATGCAGCGACTCGCGCCGCTCGGACCGGTGTACCAGGCGGGCACCCTCTCGGGGAACCCGGTCGCGGTCGCCGCGGGCATCGCGACGCTGCGCGCCGCCGACGCCGAGGTGTACGCGAAGCTGGATGCCGCGGCCGCGACCATCTCGGGCGCCGTCTCCGCCGCGCTCTCCGCGGAGGGCGTCGCCCACCGGGTGCAGCGAGCCGGCAACCTCTTCAGCTTCGTGTTCGGCGAAGAGCTCGCCGGAGCCGAGGTGCGCGACTACGCGACGGTGCAGCGGCAGGAGGCATGGCGGTACGCGCCGTTCTTCCACGCGATGCTCGACGGCGGCGTCTCGCTGCCGCCGAGCGTGTTCGAGGCGTGGTTCGTCACCGCCGCGCACGACGACGACGTGATCTCGCGCATCGTCGACGTGCTGCCGGCGGCGGCGAAGGCGGCGGCTGCGGCGACGGCGTAG
- the hemB gene encoding porphobilinogen synthase, with protein sequence MSSAPLPRVRPRRLRETPALRRLVSETRLDPADLVLPIFVREGAAAPVPIGSMPGVVQHSLESLPGAIDEAAAAGVGGVMLFGVPAVRDARGSGATDPDGILNVATGVAAEASAGRLVVQTDLCLDEFTDHGHCGVLDEQGRVDNDATLERYTAMALAQARAGSELLGLSGMMDGQVAAVRDALDDAGRQDVAILAYSAKYASAFYGPFRDAVESTLEGDRRSYQLDPGNRREGLREAMIDIDEGADVVMVKPAGGYLDVLADVAAASEVPVWAYQVSGEYAMIEAAAAHGWIDRKRAVIESVRSIKRAGADAVLTYWATELAEWIRKGDAS encoded by the coding sequence GTGAGTTCCGCGCCCCTTCCCCGCGTCCGACCGCGCCGGCTCCGCGAGACGCCGGCCCTGCGCCGCCTCGTCTCCGAGACCCGCCTCGACCCCGCCGACCTCGTGCTGCCGATCTTCGTGCGCGAGGGCGCAGCCGCCCCCGTGCCGATCGGCTCGATGCCGGGCGTCGTGCAGCATTCGCTCGAGAGCCTTCCGGGCGCGATCGACGAAGCCGCGGCGGCAGGCGTCGGCGGCGTGATGCTGTTCGGCGTGCCCGCGGTGCGCGACGCGCGAGGCTCGGGTGCGACCGACCCCGACGGCATCCTGAACGTCGCGACCGGCGTCGCCGCCGAGGCATCCGCCGGCCGCCTGGTGGTGCAGACCGACCTGTGCCTCGACGAGTTCACCGACCACGGGCACTGCGGCGTGCTCGACGAGCAGGGTCGCGTCGACAACGACGCCACCCTCGAGCGGTACACCGCCATGGCATTGGCGCAGGCGCGCGCGGGCTCCGAGCTGCTCGGCCTCAGCGGCATGATGGACGGCCAGGTCGCCGCCGTGCGCGACGCGCTCGACGACGCCGGCCGGCAGGACGTCGCGATCCTCGCGTACTCGGCGAAGTACGCGTCGGCGTTCTACGGTCCCTTCCGCGACGCGGTCGAGTCGACCCTCGAGGGCGACCGCCGCAGCTACCAGCTCGATCCCGGCAACCGCCGCGAGGGCCTGCGCGAGGCGATGATCGACATCGACGAGGGCGCCGACGTCGTCATGGTGAAGCCCGCGGGCGGCTACCTCGACGTGCTCGCCGACGTCGCGGCCGCGAGCGAGGTGCCGGTCTGGGCGTACCAGGTGTCGGGCGAGTACGCGATGATCGAGGCCGCCGCCGCGCACGGCTGGATCGACCGCAAGCGCGCCGTCATCGAGTCGGTGCGCTCGATCAAGCGCGCCGGCGCCGACGCCGTGCTCACCTACTGGGCGACCGAGCTCGCCGAATGGATCCGCAAGGGAGACGCCTCGTGA
- a CDS encoding DMT family transporter encodes MSSARRRRTRIETPSAEVGSPEASVVLTEPSPRRRRWAPIAGSLGIVLAIVGAAAFATKGIVVKLALAEGIDSLTTLTWRMIVAVPVFATVGIVGVLRHRDARTATGERVLDVSSALQAAGVGMIGYYLASLLDFSALEFISAQLDRLILLLYPFFVVLFGVVFFRRRVTRVMIVGQVLSYLGIAVIFWRDLSFAGEHVLFGSMLVLGAAVAYAVYQILAKPLIDRMGAGLFTSIAMSGAGIAIFVHFALTHPIGELAVPADAWPLVIAIGLVSTVLPSYSISAAIGMIGSERTAVIGNVSPVITIVFAVWLLGEPFTVWHAVGTALVLVGAWIFAMPRAAR; translated from the coding sequence TTGAGCAGCGCCCGACGCAGGAGGACGCGTATCGAGACCCCTTCGGCCGAGGTCGGTTCGCCCGAGGCATCCGTGGTGCTCACCGAACCATCGCCGAGGCGGCGCCGGTGGGCACCCATCGCGGGCTCCCTCGGCATCGTGCTCGCGATCGTCGGTGCCGCCGCGTTCGCGACCAAGGGCATCGTCGTCAAGCTCGCGCTCGCCGAGGGCATCGACTCGCTCACGACGTTGACCTGGCGCATGATCGTCGCCGTACCGGTGTTCGCGACCGTCGGCATCGTCGGCGTGCTGCGCCACCGCGACGCACGCACCGCGACCGGGGAGCGGGTGCTCGACGTGTCGTCGGCGCTGCAGGCCGCGGGCGTCGGCATGATCGGCTACTACCTCGCGAGCCTGCTCGACTTCTCGGCGCTCGAGTTCATCTCGGCGCAGCTCGACCGGCTCATCCTGCTGTTGTACCCGTTCTTCGTGGTGCTCTTCGGGGTGGTGTTCTTCCGGCGCCGAGTGACCCGCGTGATGATCGTCGGCCAGGTGCTCAGCTACCTCGGCATCGCGGTCATCTTCTGGCGCGACCTGAGCTTCGCGGGCGAGCACGTGCTCTTCGGATCGATGCTCGTGCTGGGCGCTGCGGTCGCGTACGCCGTCTACCAGATCCTCGCGAAGCCGCTCATCGACCGGATGGGTGCCGGGCTCTTCACGTCGATCGCGATGAGCGGCGCGGGCATCGCGATCTTCGTGCACTTCGCGCTCACGCATCCGATCGGCGAGCTCGCGGTGCCCGCCGACGCGTGGCCGCTCGTCATCGCGATCGGGCTCGTCTCGACGGTGCTCCCGTCGTACAGCATCTCGGCGGCGATCGGCATGATCGGCTCGGAGCGCACCGCCGTCATCGGCAACGTCTCGCCCGTCATCACGATCGTCTTCGCGGTGTGGCTGCTCGGCGAGCCGTTCACGGTGTGGCACGCGGTCGGCACCGCGCTCGTGCTCGTCGGCGCCTGGATCTTCGCGATGCCGCGCGCAGCGCGCTGA
- a CDS encoding uroporphyrinogen-III synthase codes for MTGAIHLPASAGGAKPLAGWRVLVPRGGPWGDGVAAALRDRGASPVIAPLINFAPADDQPALEAALAKLAAGGFDWLTVTSATTVDVLSSYGAVIPETTKVAAVGETTAAALVAAGYHADIVPSEENSARGMLEEWEAATGGATGLHVLALRSAIAKQVLSIGLERMGHHVEAVVAYRTVGVPVSAKVADDVRAGRVNAVLVTSGSVAEQVQQQLGPLPESTLVAAIGPQTKKDAAKVGLRVDVIARERSAESLIDAVVGAATALA; via the coding sequence ATGACGGGCGCGATCCACCTGCCCGCGTCGGCCGGCGGTGCCAAGCCGCTCGCCGGGTGGCGCGTGCTCGTGCCGCGCGGCGGTCCGTGGGGCGACGGCGTCGCCGCCGCACTTCGCGACCGCGGAGCATCCCCGGTCATCGCCCCCCTGATCAACTTCGCGCCCGCCGACGACCAGCCGGCGCTCGAGGCCGCGCTCGCGAAGCTCGCCGCGGGCGGCTTCGACTGGCTGACGGTCACGAGCGCGACGACCGTCGACGTGCTCTCGTCGTACGGCGCAGTGATCCCCGAGACGACGAAGGTCGCAGCGGTCGGCGAGACGACCGCTGCCGCGCTCGTCGCCGCGGGCTATCACGCCGACATCGTGCCCTCGGAGGAGAACTCGGCGCGCGGCATGCTCGAGGAATGGGAGGCCGCGACCGGCGGTGCCACCGGCCTGCACGTGCTCGCGCTGCGCTCGGCGATCGCGAAGCAGGTGCTCTCGATCGGCCTCGAGCGCATGGGCCACCATGTCGAGGCCGTCGTCGCGTACCGCACCGTCGGGGTGCCCGTCTCGGCGAAGGTCGCCGACGACGTGCGCGCCGGCCGGGTGAACGCCGTGCTCGTCACCTCGGGCAGCGTCGCCGAGCAGGTGCAGCAGCAGCTCGGGCCGCTGCCCGAGTCGACGCTCGTCGCCGCCATCGGCCCGCAGACGAAGAAGGACGCCGCGAAGGTCGGCCTCCGCGTCGACGTCATCGCGCGCGAGCGCAGCGCCGAGTCGCTCATCGACGCCGTCGTCGGCGCCGCGACCGCGCTGGCGTAG
- the hemC gene encoding hydroxymethylbilane synthase, which yields MAQTKQISERIAKAANAEIELVPITTQGDTSRASLSSIGGTGVFAAALREALLAGECDLVVHSLKDLPTAEHPGLRLGAVPKRVDARDVLCARDGLTLAELPEGARVGTGSPRRIAQLRAARPDIEAVDLRGNVDTRLGRVYGDPSTGSGQAADLDAVILAAAGLGRLGRLDAATEHFSLGDWPTAPGQGALAIEVRRERGDRDLERALETIDHRSSRATALAERLVLAGLEAGCAAPVGATALVEDELLFLTASVYSADGTRRLTSSHAATPDSHSAADLAAAAHDVADRVVEELLGNGAATLVPPEEQP from the coding sequence ATGGCGCAGACGAAGCAGATCTCCGAGCGCATCGCGAAGGCGGCGAACGCCGAGATCGAGCTCGTGCCGATCACGACCCAGGGCGATACGTCGCGCGCGTCGCTCTCGTCGATCGGCGGCACCGGCGTGTTCGCGGCCGCCCTCCGCGAGGCGCTGCTCGCCGGGGAGTGCGACCTCGTCGTGCACTCGCTGAAGGACCTGCCGACCGCCGAGCACCCGGGCCTTCGTCTCGGAGCCGTGCCGAAGCGGGTCGACGCGCGCGACGTGCTCTGCGCGCGCGACGGGCTCACGCTCGCCGAGCTGCCCGAGGGCGCCCGGGTCGGCACGGGCTCGCCGCGGCGCATCGCGCAGCTGCGTGCGGCCCGCCCCGACATCGAGGCGGTCGACCTGCGCGGCAACGTCGACACCCGGCTCGGTCGGGTATACGGCGACCCTTCGACAGGCTCAGGGCAGGCTGCCGACCTCGATGCGGTCATCCTGGCCGCCGCAGGCCTCGGTCGTCTCGGCCGGCTGGATGCCGCGACCGAGCACTTCTCGCTGGGCGACTGGCCGACCGCACCGGGTCAGGGCGCGCTCGCGATCGAGGTGCGCCGCGAACGCGGCGATCGCGACCTCGAGCGGGCGCTCGAGACGATCGACCACCGCTCCTCGCGGGCGACCGCGCTCGCCGAGCGGCTCGTGCTCGCCGGGCTCGAGGCGGGCTGTGCCGCACCGGTCGGGGCGACGGCACTCGTCGAGGACGAACTTCTGTTCCTGACCGCGAGCGTGTACAGTGCCGACGGGACGCGGCGACTCACCAGCTCGCACGCGGCCACTCCTGACAGCCACTCGGCCGCCGATCTTGCGGCCGCAGCCCACGACGTCGCCGACCGCGTCGTCGAAGAACTCCTCGGCAACGGCGCCGCAACCCTCGTTCCCCCAGAGGAGCAGCCGTGA
- a CDS encoding ferrochelatase, with the protein MAAVNLGGRGRKPAPAASAPCVAGAVVPGATPAAQGGAPHVTEPVAYDAILLAGFGGPEGQDDVIPFLRNVTSGRGIPDERLEEVAHHYRHFGGISPINEQNRQLKAALERELASRGVDLPVLWGNRNWDPYLNDALDEAKAAGFTKLIAIATSAYSSYSSCRQYREDFADALADTGTGEGEHAIQIDKVRQFFDHPGFVAPFIEGVRDGIAGLVATTPGLDPVTELEVLFATHSIPSTDAAKSGPAERGFGEGGAYAAQHRAVAEVVMREAGASDVPWQLVYQSRSGPPSMPWLEPDINDAIAELPAAGRKAVVIVPLGFVSDHMEVLWDLDNEALETAEEHGLVAVRVPTPGTHPAYVAGLVDLVLERVNGTPVAERPAMTDLGPWYDVCRPGCCENVRLGFRPALAGIAP; encoded by the coding sequence ATGGCCGCCGTGAACCTCGGTGGGCGCGGCCGCAAGCCCGCGCCCGCGGCATCGGCCCCGTGCGTCGCAGGCGCGGTCGTTCCTGGCGCGACGCCGGCCGCCCAGGGCGGCGCACCCCACGTGACCGAACCGGTCGCCTACGACGCGATCCTGCTCGCCGGCTTCGGCGGGCCCGAAGGCCAGGACGACGTCATCCCGTTCCTCCGCAACGTCACCAGCGGACGCGGCATCCCCGACGAGCGCCTCGAAGAGGTCGCCCACCACTACCGCCACTTCGGCGGCATCAGCCCCATCAACGAGCAGAACCGGCAGCTCAAGGCCGCGCTCGAGCGCGAGCTCGCGTCGCGCGGCGTCGACCTGCCCGTGCTCTGGGGCAACCGCAACTGGGACCCGTACCTCAACGACGCGCTCGACGAGGCGAAGGCGGCCGGGTTCACCAAGCTCATCGCGATCGCGACGAGCGCCTACAGCTCGTACTCGAGCTGCCGCCAGTACCGCGAGGACTTCGCCGACGCGCTCGCCGACACGGGCACGGGCGAGGGCGAGCACGCGATCCAGATCGACAAGGTGCGCCAGTTCTTCGATCACCCCGGGTTCGTCGCCCCCTTCATCGAGGGCGTGCGCGACGGCATCGCCGGGCTCGTGGCCACGACCCCCGGGCTCGATCCCGTCACCGAGCTCGAGGTGCTCTTCGCCACGCACTCGATCCCGTCGACCGACGCCGCCAAGTCGGGGCCCGCTGAGCGCGGGTTCGGCGAGGGCGGCGCCTACGCGGCCCAGCACCGCGCGGTCGCCGAGGTCGTCATGCGCGAAGCGGGGGCATCCGACGTGCCCTGGCAGCTCGTGTACCAGTCGCGGAGCGGCCCGCCCTCGATGCCGTGGCTCGAGCCCGACATCAACGACGCCATCGCCGAGCTGCCGGCGGCAGGTCGCAAGGCGGTCGTGATCGTGCCGCTCGGCTTCGTGAGCGACCACATGGAGGTGCTCTGGGACCTCGACAACGAGGCCCTCGAGACCGCCGAGGAGCACGGGCTGGTCGCGGTGCGCGTGCCCACGCCCGGCACGCACCCGGCGTACGTCGCGGGTCTCGTCGATCTCGTGCTCGAGCGCGTGAACGGCACTCCGGTCGCCGAGCGGCCCGCCATGACCGACCTCGGGCCCTGGTACGACGTCTGCCGGCCGGGCTGCTGCGAGAACGTGCGCCTCGGCTTCCGCCCGGCGCTGGCCGGGATCGCGCCGTGA
- the hemQ gene encoding hydrogen peroxide-dependent heme synthase: MSSPAAEAAADAFHSDSDAAQTLEGYTVFAVLRRDPARPDDFDGHDVPRVVSELDGVISLIENEGVTLRGIYDVSGLRADADVMLWLHGPTAEGLQWALRELRRARLLKALLPTWNAMGVHRDAEFNKAHVPGFLRGLEPKGWLTVYPFVRSYDWYLLDPAERSRMLAEHGRKGASFRGAIANTVAAFALGDYEWLLPIESDELTELVDMMRELRATDARMHVREEVPFYTGRRISTAELVEVLQ; the protein is encoded by the coding sequence ATGTCTTCCCCCGCTGCCGAAGCGGCAGCCGACGCGTTCCATTCCGATTCCGACGCAGCGCAGACGCTCGAGGGGTACACGGTCTTCGCCGTGCTCCGCCGCGATCCCGCTCGTCCCGACGACTTCGACGGCCACGACGTCCCCCGCGTCGTGTCCGAGCTCGACGGCGTGATCTCGCTGATCGAGAACGAGGGCGTGACGCTCCGCGGCATCTACGACGTCTCCGGCCTGCGCGCCGACGCCGACGTCATGCTGTGGCTGCACGGCCCGACCGCCGAGGGGCTGCAGTGGGCGCTCCGCGAGCTCCGCCGTGCGCGCCTGCTCAAGGCGCTGCTGCCGACGTGGAACGCCATGGGCGTGCACCGCGACGCCGAGTTCAACAAGGCGCACGTGCCCGGGTTCCTCCGCGGCCTCGAGCCGAAGGGTTGGCTCACGGTCTACCCCTTCGTGCGCAGCTACGACTGGTACCTGCTCGACCCCGCCGAGCGCAGCCGCATGCTCGCCGAGCACGGCCGCAAGGGCGCCTCGTTCCGCGGCGCGATCGCGAACACGGTCGCCGCGTTCGCCCTCGGCGACTACGAGTGGCTGCTGCCGATCGAGTCCGACGAACTCACCGAGCTCGTCGACATGATGCGCGAGCTCCGCGCCACCGACGCCCGCATGCACGTGCGCGAAGAGGTGCCCTTCTACACCGGTCGACGCATCTCGACCGCCGAACTCGTGGAGGTGCTGCAGTAA
- a CDS encoding pyrimidine dimer DNA glycosylase/endonuclease V — translation MRIWSLHPRYLDRQGLTACWREALLAQAVLEGATRGYTRHPQLERFRESGRPLEAIGDYLAVVAAEAASRGYRFDDAKVHRRGATAPIEVTTGQLDLEWRHLRAKLAARSPEVAERWSAVVLPEQHPLFAVVDGPAASWERAMLPPGGATDAQD, via the coding sequence ATGCGGATCTGGTCGTTGCACCCCCGATACCTCGACCGGCAGGGCCTCACGGCCTGCTGGCGGGAGGCCCTGCTCGCGCAGGCGGTGCTCGAGGGTGCGACTCGCGGCTACACGCGCCATCCGCAGCTCGAGCGCTTCCGCGAGTCGGGCCGGCCGCTCGAGGCGATCGGCGACTACCTGGCCGTGGTGGCAGCGGAGGCGGCATCCCGCGGATATCGATTCGACGACGCGAAGGTGCACCGCCGCGGGGCGACCGCGCCGATCGAGGTGACGACCGGTCAGCTCGACCTGGAGTGGCGGCACCTGCGGGCGAAGCTCGCCGCGCGGAGCCCCGAGGTCGCCGAACGCTGGTCGGCGGTCGTGCTCCCCGAACAGCATCCGCTGTTCGCGGTGGTCGACGGGCCGGCCGCATCATGGGAGCGCGC